Proteins co-encoded in one Amaranthus tricolor cultivar Red isolate AtriRed21 chromosome 7, ASM2621246v1, whole genome shotgun sequence genomic window:
- the LOC130817329 gene encoding uncharacterized protein LOC130817329 — translation MRGTGSKRHQPSLTTAIFNFFRAAEFEILFFLFFFIAFLLFKDLTSRPEYNQILVKKPEHDFWPF, via the exons ATGCGAGGAACCGGATCCAAGCGTCATCAACCATCTTTAACCACCGCCATATTCAACTTCTTTCGTGCGGCTGAATTTGAGATtcttttcttcctcttcttcttcatcgCCTTCTTGCTTTTCAAAGATCTC ACATCAAGACCTGAATACAATCAGATTCTGGTGAAGAAGCCTGAACATGATTTCTGGCCTTTTTAG